The Pedobacter ginsengisoli region GAGTAAAAAGGGCATTACATTTCTTTATTTAACGCCATCCTCTATTATCTTACCAGTATGAAACGAATTATTTTCTCCGCTTTGTGTTTTTTAGGCCTTGTCTCTACCGAAGCTATAGCTCAGCAGACCAAGCTTGTTTACTTATCTGGAACTGATAAAGATCATACCATTAACTGGGACTTTTTTTGTACCCAGGGAATGAATAGTGGGAAATGGACAAAAATACCCGTTCCATCGCAGTGGGAACTTCAAGGATTTGGCGGCTATAATTATGGCCATGATAAGAAAAAGTGGGAGGAGCAGGGGTTGTATCGCTATAATTTTAAAGCAGATAAAAGCTGGTCTGATAAAGAGATTCAGCTTGTATTTGAAGGGGTAATGACTGATGCTGAAGTCAAAATTAATGGTCAGCTAGCTGGTGCCATACATCAGGGTAGCTTTTATCGGTTCAATTATTCGGTAAGTAAGCTGTTAAAATTTGATGCTGAAAATTTACTGGAAATAACAGTAAGCAAGCAAAGTGCTGACCCAACTGTAAACGATGCTGAAAGAGAAGGTGATTTCTGGGTGTTTGGAGGTGTTTTTAGACCCGTTTATCTTAGAATAATGCCTAAAACATTTATAGACCGTGTTGCAATTGATGCCAGGGCTAATGGGGATTTTGGCGTTGATGTGTTTACTGGGAATATAAAGTCGGGCGATAAGGTGTCGGTACGCTTAAAAACATTAAAGGGAGTTGTATTTGGCACGCCAATAAATTACAACATAGCCAAACCTGCTGATTCTGTTAGATTAACAGGTAAGTTTAGTAAGCCTGCACTTTGGAACCCTGAATTCCCGAATCTTTACAATGCTGAGATAAGTATTCTAAGAAATGGCCGCACTGTAAACGTGTTAAATCAACGTTTTGGATTTAGAACTGTAGAGGTGAGGAAGTCGGATGGGATTTACGTAAACGGAACAAAGATTCTAATAAAAGGAGTAGATCGTCACAGTTTCTGGCCTGAAAGCGGCAGAACACTGAGTAGAAAAATTCATCTTGAGGATATTATGCTAATGAAAGATATGAACATGAACGGTGTTCGTATGTCGCATTACCCTCCTGATGCTGAGTTTTTAGATCTTTGCGATTCCTTAGGGTTATTTGTAGTTGACGAGCTAACTGGTTGGCAACAACATTATGGCACCCCTGTTGGCCGAAAGCTGGTTAAAGAATTGATTATTCGCGATGTAAACCATCCGAGCGTTGTGTTTTGGGCAAATGGAAATGAGGGAGGATTTAATTTTGACCTGGATAATGATTATGCGTTTTATGATCCTCAAAAAAGGGTAGTAATTCATCCCTGGAGTAATTTTAACAACATAGATACCAAACACTATCCTGAATACAGCTACATTGAAAATGCGGCAAAAAAACAGGATATCCTGTTGCATACCGAAATGATCCATGGTTTGTACGATGGAGGCCATGGTGCAAGTTTAGATGATAACTGGAAACTTATCCGCCAAAATCCAAGGCATGCAGGTGGTTTTCTGTGGGCTTTGACAGATGAGGGGGTGGTTAGAAAGGATAAAAGGGACAGTATAGATACGGATGGAAACCACGGAGCCGATGGCATTGTTGGCCCCCATCGAGAAAAAGAGGGGAGTTTTTATACCATCAAAGAAGTTTGGAGTCCGGTGCAGGTAAAAAAGCCTGATTTCGGTTCACAAAATGTGGTTGTTGAGTTAGAAAATACCTATTTGTATACCAATTTGTCTGATTGTAAGTTTAGCTGGCAGTTGGTTAAGTTCCCATTGGCAACCGAAAAGAAAGATGGATTTACTCAAATCTCATCAGGTAAGCTGTCAGTAGCTCTTGCTCCTGGCAAGACTGGTAGTTTTAAACTAGAGCTCACTTCAAATTGGAAGGATGCAGATGCCTTGCGTTTTACTGCCACAAACAAGCAGGGAAGGGAAATTTATAGTTGGATGTGGCCAATTAAAACTACTACTCAGATCGCACAGCAGAATCTGATGGCTATTGATAAAGAGAAAAGTAAAATCAGTGATTCGGAAAAAGAGAATGCATATGTTGTAACGCAAAACGGCGTAACTTATACTTTTGATACTCAAACAGGTTATTTAAAAACGGTTGAGAATAGTAAAGGCATAGTTTCTTTTGGTAACGGCCCTGTGCTTGCCGGTGTAAACCAATCGTTGCAGAGCTTTAAGCATACAAAAACAGCCGATGGAGGAATTATTGTGGAAAGCTCATATACAGGTGAATCAACTTTAAATGCCAGATGGGTATTTGTTTTAGGAAAACCGGTATGTCTGGAATATGATTATACGCAGACCGGAGCTGCCAATTTTTATGGGATAACGTTTAATATTGATGAATCTAAGGTAACTGGCATGCGCTGGCTGGGTGATGGTCCTTACAGGACCTGGAAAAACAGGTTAAAAGGAGTGAGCACAAGTGTTTGGGAAAAGAGTTACAATAACACAATAACGGGCGAAACTTTTATTTATCCTGAATTTAAGGGCTATCATGCGAATTTGTATTGGGCAGAGGTAGAAGCCGGAAATTCTACATTTAAAGTATTTACTGATAAATCAGAACTGTTTCTGCAAATGCTTAAACCAGATAAGGCACATACAACATTTATCTCTCATGTAAATCCACCGTTTCCTGAAGGGAACTTAGGGTTTTTAAATGCAATAGCTCCAATAGGGAATAAATTTAAGCAGGCGGATTCAATGGGTCCTCAAAGTCAAAAAAACATTTCTGTGAGTTCGAAGGTATCAGGAAAGCTTTGGTTTGATTTCCAATAGTACTGTAGGGCTTGTTTTAACATTTATTAAATTTAATTGTGATTTTAAGAGTATAGGGTCAGTTTCTTTCTGTCTTAATTGTATGAAGAAAAGGAAACCAAAAAAAGATGATTGTGAGAAAGAAGAGGGCATTTCTCTTAGTGTGGAAGTAGCTTCTTCACAAAAAATAAAGGAACACTGGCAAAAAATATCGAACAGGATTAATGGAATACCCAATGTGGTTTCCGATTCCGTTGGTTCAGCTAATAAAAATAATGACGATAATTTAATTCGGACGGACAATTACTGGGCATTATGGTAAGAGCAAGTGACCACGCAATAAACAAAATTTATTTTTTTTTGAGTATAACTGATAAATTTAAGTGTCATTAATATATGGCGACAATAAATACTTTCAGGACTCTTTTTTTTACAGCAGTAGTTGTTCTTGGTTGCAAGATTGGCTATGGGCAGGTAAACAGTCGCAAATCAATTGCGTATTGCGCTTCACAAATCAATAAAACCCTCGGTCAGCTTCCTGCTGATGGTGTAAAAAATATACCAAGAAGCATTCTTTCCGGTCAGCAGCAATGGCAGTTTATTAGTTATCAGGATTGGTGCAGTGGTTTTTGGCCTGGAATACTCTGGTATGCTTATGAAGGTACTAAGGACGCGAAATTTAAAGCACTTGCTGATGAGGCCAGCAGAGCACTAAAACCTTTATCCTTGCATAAGGCAGAGGATCATGATCTGGGTTTTCAGATTTTTAATAGCTATGGCAACGGTTACCGGCTAACCGGTAATCCTGAATATAAGGAAGTGTTACTGGCCGCGGCAGATACGCTGGCTACTTTGTTTAACCCCAAAGTAGGAACCATACTTTCATGGCCACGGTCGGTACCCAATATGGAATGGCCTCAGCACAATACCATTATCGACAACATGATTAACCTGGAGTTGCTGTTTTGGGCATCGAAAAATGGCGGAAGTAAAAACTTATATGAAATTGCTGTTTCCCATGCCAAAGTAACCCTTAAGAATCATTTTCGGCCGGATTATACTTCTTATCATGCAGTAGTTTATGATCGTGAAACGGGCATGAAAATAAAAGGGGTAACCCATCAGGGTTATGCGGATGATTCTATGTGGGCACGCGGACAGGCCTGGGCTATTTATGGATATACTATGTGCTACCGCGAAACGGGCGATACTGAATTTCTGGATTTCGCCCAAAAGGTAACTGATGTTTACCTGCAGCGGTTACCGGTTGATCTGGTTCCTTATTGGGATTTTAATGATCCTGCAATTCCAAAAGCGCCTAGAGATGCATCAGCTGCGGCTGTTGTTTCTTCTGCATTGCTGGAGCTCTCTACCTTAGTAAAGGATAAAAAAAAGGCACTAAATTATCGCGAAAAGGCCGGAAAGATGATCCGGTCTTTATCTTCTTCGGCGTACCGGAGCGGTGAAAAGAATAGTGCTTTTCTCTTGCATTCAACTGGACATAAACCCAAAGGATCTGAAGTAGATGCTTCTATTATTTATGCAGATTATTATTATCTTGAAGCCTTGCTGAGGCTGCAAAGACTTCAAAAAGGTTTAGGCCTTGCGGAAGCCTTGGAATAAAAGATTTTTAAGTAAACTGTATAGGGGGTGAGGATATCGCTTATTTTATTGCTTTTTATTTTTAGCCTAACAAGGCTAAAGGCAACCGATTTTCCTCCTGCAGGTTATTTGGGAATAGAGAATGGCTTGTCCAATAATCTGGTGCGTACGATTTATCAGGACCACAAGGGTTTTATGTGGTTTGGCACCAGAGATGGCTTGAACAGGTATGACGGATATGGGTTTAAAGTATTCAGAAACAAACTGAATGATCCACATTCTTTGGTACATAACATCATTCATGTAGTTACCGGCGATTCTAGGAATTATTTGTGGATTGGAACACGTCAGGGAATTAGTGTTTACGATGAGCTATCAGGAAAATTCAATACTGTAGCTTATCACTCTGCCAAAGGTACAGATACCATACGGGAGGTGATTAAGGATATTAAGACAACCCCGGATGGAAATGTTTTTATTGGATCTGAAGGTCTTGGTTTGCTTTCTTGTAAAGCCGGAAAATTTATTGCCGACCAGATTCCTTTGGTTGTAAATGGGAAAGAAACCAGGGAGTATGGGGTTCAAACTTTAAAAACCGATCAGAAAGGCAGGCTTTGGGTATTTGTTCAAAACCTTGGGTTGTGTATGCTTGATGAGCATTCTGGAAAACTG contains the following coding sequences:
- a CDS encoding glycoside hydrolase family 2 protein produces the protein MKRIIFSALCFLGLVSTEAIAQQTKLVYLSGTDKDHTINWDFFCTQGMNSGKWTKIPVPSQWELQGFGGYNYGHDKKKWEEQGLYRYNFKADKSWSDKEIQLVFEGVMTDAEVKINGQLAGAIHQGSFYRFNYSVSKLLKFDAENLLEITVSKQSADPTVNDAEREGDFWVFGGVFRPVYLRIMPKTFIDRVAIDARANGDFGVDVFTGNIKSGDKVSVRLKTLKGVVFGTPINYNIAKPADSVRLTGKFSKPALWNPEFPNLYNAEISILRNGRTVNVLNQRFGFRTVEVRKSDGIYVNGTKILIKGVDRHSFWPESGRTLSRKIHLEDIMLMKDMNMNGVRMSHYPPDAEFLDLCDSLGLFVVDELTGWQQHYGTPVGRKLVKELIIRDVNHPSVVFWANGNEGGFNFDLDNDYAFYDPQKRVVIHPWSNFNNIDTKHYPEYSYIENAAKKQDILLHTEMIHGLYDGGHGASLDDNWKLIRQNPRHAGGFLWALTDEGVVRKDKRDSIDTDGNHGADGIVGPHREKEGSFYTIKEVWSPVQVKKPDFGSQNVVVELENTYLYTNLSDCKFSWQLVKFPLATEKKDGFTQISSGKLSVALAPGKTGSFKLELTSNWKDADALRFTATNKQGREIYSWMWPIKTTTQIAQQNLMAIDKEKSKISDSEKENAYVVTQNGVTYTFDTQTGYLKTVENSKGIVSFGNGPVLAGVNQSLQSFKHTKTADGGIIVESSYTGESTLNARWVFVLGKPVCLEYDYTQTGAANFYGITFNIDESKVTGMRWLGDGPYRTWKNRLKGVSTSVWEKSYNNTITGETFIYPEFKGYHANLYWAEVEAGNSTFKVFTDKSELFLQMLKPDKAHTTFISHVNPPFPEGNLGFLNAIAPIGNKFKQADSMGPQSQKNISVSSKVSGKLWFDFQ
- a CDS encoding glycoside hydrolase family 88 protein; protein product: MATINTFRTLFFTAVVVLGCKIGYGQVNSRKSIAYCASQINKTLGQLPADGVKNIPRSILSGQQQWQFISYQDWCSGFWPGILWYAYEGTKDAKFKALADEASRALKPLSLHKAEDHDLGFQIFNSYGNGYRLTGNPEYKEVLLAAADTLATLFNPKVGTILSWPRSVPNMEWPQHNTIIDNMINLELLFWASKNGGSKNLYEIAVSHAKVTLKNHFRPDYTSYHAVVYDRETGMKIKGVTHQGYADDSMWARGQAWAIYGYTMCYRETGDTEFLDFAQKVTDVYLQRLPVDLVPYWDFNDPAIPKAPRDASAAAVVSSALLELSTLVKDKKKALNYREKAGKMIRSLSSSAYRSGEKNSAFLLHSTGHKPKGSEVDASIIYADYYYLEALLRLQRLQKGLGLAEALE